In bacterium, the following proteins share a genomic window:
- a CDS encoding DNA polymerase Y family protein: MQRASCALREQGIFLGIPVEMARTLSHNIIEHAFEPEEDFEKLLLLAESAIRYTPRVGIDRELINAHRKGTLATLSPENTGIILNITGTERLYGKDSPEKSAEILASRLKQHLKKLKITAHIGIGPTIGAAWALSRFQDMEPCPERIPMQICSYSELQEISAVLPIHALRLSPDNCLGLRELGIHTIKHLRQLSRKDLGIRFGISLLRAIDEFFGAVPEPIISIHESESIIAEREFDPPIVKHSDITQGIILVFEELLSSAKKKGLSGARFELTLIGSDINYSPFTIRRILSLHTATSQTKEIREILTPIIERVHFQGAISLIRLHIQDAALATAHQKEITSSVPIPKKHSEQLLNKLVSISKRSCLQMIESHKTHLPEKRFSYRPIRPYELPAPSQKQEAALDIIRDFYAFYPTHIFSNPEEILILSTYPNRLPSAMRWRHVLYRAQFILGPEKISPEWWQESLETSALIEEDRDYFTFISNAGEWFWIYHLHCSQKWYLQGIWR; encoded by the coding sequence GTGCAGCGAGCTTCATGCGCTCTTCGTGAACAAGGGATTTTTTTGGGTATTCCTGTTGAGATGGCACGAACACTATCACATAACATCATTGAACATGCATTTGAACCAGAAGAAGACTTTGAGAAGCTACTTCTTCTCGCCGAAAGCGCAATTCGCTACACCCCGCGAGTTGGCATTGATCGCGAACTGATCAATGCTCATCGAAAGGGAACGCTTGCTACTCTCTCGCCAGAAAACACTGGGATTATACTTAATATTACCGGAACTGAGCGGCTCTACGGAAAAGATTCGCCAGAAAAATCAGCTGAAATCCTCGCATCTCGTCTTAAGCAACACCTCAAGAAACTCAAGATTACTGCTCATATCGGTATCGGACCAACTATTGGCGCCGCATGGGCACTATCACGATTTCAAGACATGGAGCCCTGCCCAGAGAGGATTCCTATGCAAATCTGCTCATATTCAGAGCTACAAGAAATATCAGCAGTGCTTCCCATTCATGCTCTTCGACTATCACCTGATAACTGCCTGGGGCTAAGAGAGCTCGGCATTCATACTATTAAGCACCTTAGGCAATTATCCCGAAAAGATCTCGGCATACGATTCGGCATCTCACTCCTTCGTGCCATTGATGAGTTTTTTGGAGCAGTTCCTGAGCCAATCATCTCTATACACGAATCTGAATCAATTATTGCTGAAAGAGAGTTTGATCCTCCTATCGTAAAGCACTCAGATATAACTCAAGGCATTATCCTTGTTTTTGAAGAACTTCTTTCTTCTGCTAAAAAGAAAGGCCTTTCTGGCGCACGCTTTGAACTTACGCTTATCGGCTCAGATATCAACTATTCCCCATTTACTATTCGACGTATTCTCTCTCTTCATACTGCTACATCCCAAACAAAGGAAATCCGTGAAATTCTTACTCCCATAATTGAGAGAGTGCATTTTCAAGGCGCAATCTCTCTCATCCGATTACACATTCAAGATGCAGCGCTTGCTACTGCTCATCAGAAAGAAATCACCTCTTCTGTTCCTATCCCCAAAAAGCACTCTGAACAACTACTCAATAAGCTTGTCAGCATCTCAAAAAGAAGTTGTTTACAAATGATAGAATCTCATAAAACCCATCTTCCCGAGAAGCGCTTCTCGTATAGACCAATTCGTCCATATGAACTTCCTGCTCCATCACAGAAACAAGAGGCTGCTTTAGATATCATCCGAGATTTTTACGCATTCTACCCAACCCATATTTTTTCTAATCCCGAAGAGATCCTAATCCTTTCGACTTATCCTAATAGGCTCCCCTCTGCTATGAGATGGCGCCACGTGCTCTATAGAGCTCAATTCATTCTTGGTCCTGAAAAAATCTCTCCCGAATGGTGGCAGGAGTCTCTCGAAACGAGCGCTCTGATCGAAGAAGATCGAGACTACTTCACCTTTATCTCTAATGCTGGTGAATGGTTTTGGATTTATCACCTTCATTGTTCACAAAAATGGTATCTTCAAGGAATCTGGAGATGA
- the dnaE gene encoding DNA polymerase III subunit alpha: MVLDLSPSLFTKMVSSRNLEMTGYQVASYTEIAAQSHFSFLEGASSPEEIIHTAHALGYRGISISDRDSLSGIVRAYGAIREIEESERCLLKLLIGATINLIPSESSSYTENEALPLCSLIIHPTSVESYGNLSELLTLGKSRSQNGSTCLIIEDLENFQEGLCLTALPLWPLPKRDTSIEQLFVKLRKEIGALYEATRHRSVLFSLGLFRSFTHLADSFEKNVIRLARELSIPLVATNIPLSHSQERKPLQDILTCIRCGISIQKAGYLLNSNRERYLKSSDEMCHLFSDLPMAITRTNEILEAASQFSLDQLTYEYPHEVCPSQESPKDFLRRLTEEGAALRFPNGTPKRIQNLINHELALIHELQYEHYFLTCYDIVRFARSRRILCQGRGAAANSAVCYCLGITSVNPVEIDLLFARFISKERNEPPDIDIDFEHERREEVIQYIYEKYGRDRAALTCEVVTYRYRSAIRDVGKALGLPESIVDSLAKRSHRWTGSTISRSDIEALGLEHDSIAIRNTLLLAHQLLGFPRHLSQHVGGFIISEQPLSRIVPIRHATMAGRTIIEWNKDDIEELGILKIDILALGMLSCIRKAFEMINRQRLSHNESEIALHSLPREDRDVYTMIQQADTIGVFQIESRAQMSMLPRLRPQCFYDLVIEVAIVRPGPIQGNMVHPYLRRRQGKEKIIFPDSRVRAVLGKTLGVPIFQEQAMRLAIELADFTPGEAEKFRRSMAAWRRKESVVTQFVARIVQGMQSKGYSNEFIEQCCRQLRGFSEYGFPESHAASFALLVYASAWIKHYYPAEFAVALLNSQPMGFYSPAQIIDDAKRHGIRVLPVDVNYSSWDCTVSVLPQQDSPIQRNTIRLGLRMIKGVSESDGIVFSRAVNTYGKFTSLSDLWNKIRRIAPASSRRMLRKIASADGFRSLGLSQRDALWEIRSLRSTDAPLFEEIRGSTLQPFLPGLSREEATFQDYLSTGVSLRAHPIEFLRNIITKKGGISTRELHTMAEGALVCVAGSVLFRQRPGTAKGVVFITLEDEFGMTNLIISPELLQNHQPIILYSNIMFAEGRLRKIGPMTYISVKALASLDDASPCRY, from the coding sequence ATGGTTTTGGATTTATCACCTTCATTGTTCACAAAAATGGTATCTTCAAGGAATCTGGAGATGACAGGCTATCAAGTCGCTTCTTATACAGAGATTGCAGCTCAGTCTCACTTTAGCTTTTTAGAAGGAGCAAGCTCTCCTGAAGAAATCATACACACTGCTCATGCGCTTGGATATCGTGGCATATCCATTTCGGACAGAGACTCGCTCTCTGGAATTGTAAGAGCATATGGCGCTATCCGTGAGATAGAAGAGAGTGAGCGGTGTTTGCTGAAGTTGCTTATCGGAGCAACGATCAATCTGATTCCCTCTGAATCATCATCCTATACTGAAAACGAGGCTCTGCCACTTTGCTCTCTGATTATTCATCCCACTAGCGTTGAGTCATATGGCAATCTTTCAGAGCTGCTTACTCTAGGAAAGTCTCGTTCTCAAAATGGAAGTACCTGTCTTATTATAGAAGATCTAGAGAATTTTCAGGAAGGACTTTGCCTAACAGCACTTCCTCTTTGGCCATTACCAAAGCGTGATACTTCAATAGAACAGCTCTTTGTAAAGCTTCGAAAAGAAATTGGAGCTCTCTATGAAGCAACTCGTCATCGCTCAGTCCTTTTTTCCCTTGGGCTGTTTCGTTCATTTACCCATCTTGCTGATTCCTTTGAAAAAAATGTGATACGGCTCGCCAGAGAGCTTTCTATTCCTCTTGTTGCCACAAATATTCCCCTCTCTCACTCACAAGAGCGAAAGCCTCTTCAAGACATTCTCACATGTATTCGTTGTGGAATCTCAATTCAAAAAGCTGGTTATCTTCTTAATTCGAACCGCGAGCGATACCTCAAATCTTCGGACGAAATGTGCCATCTTTTTTCAGATCTCCCAATGGCAATCACTCGAACAAATGAAATTCTCGAAGCCGCCTCGCAGTTCTCTCTCGATCAACTTACTTATGAATATCCCCATGAGGTCTGCCCTTCCCAAGAATCTCCCAAGGATTTTCTGAGAAGACTCACGGAAGAAGGCGCTGCCTTGCGATTTCCTAATGGAACTCCCAAACGAATACAGAATCTCATTAATCACGAGCTTGCACTCATTCATGAACTTCAATATGAGCACTATTTCCTTACTTGCTATGATATCGTTCGATTTGCTCGCTCTCGTCGCATTCTCTGTCAAGGCAGAGGAGCTGCTGCAAACTCCGCGGTCTGCTATTGCCTGGGGATAACTTCGGTAAATCCAGTCGAGATTGATCTTCTGTTTGCTCGCTTCATCAGCAAAGAAAGAAACGAACCTCCTGATATTGATATTGACTTTGAGCATGAACGGCGAGAGGAGGTCATACAGTATATATACGAAAAATATGGTCGAGATAGAGCAGCTCTGACCTGCGAAGTGGTTACCTATCGTTATCGTAGTGCTATTCGAGATGTAGGAAAAGCGCTTGGTCTTCCAGAAAGCATAGTAGATTCACTAGCAAAGCGTTCTCATCGATGGACTGGAAGCACCATATCAAGGAGTGATATTGAAGCGCTTGGTCTGGAGCATGACAGTATTGCGATCCGAAACACCCTTCTCCTTGCTCATCAGCTCCTTGGATTTCCACGGCACCTATCTCAACACGTAGGGGGATTTATTATCTCTGAACAACCATTAAGTCGCATTGTTCCCATTCGACATGCAACTATGGCTGGTCGAACTATCATTGAGTGGAATAAGGATGACATAGAGGAGTTAGGAATTCTCAAAATCGACATTCTTGCCCTGGGAATGCTTTCCTGCATTCGTAAAGCATTCGAAATGATTAATCGACAACGTCTCTCACATAATGAGTCCGAGATCGCACTTCATTCTCTCCCCAGAGAAGACCGAGACGTTTACACAATGATACAACAAGCAGATACTATCGGCGTCTTTCAGATCGAGTCACGAGCACAGATGTCCATGCTTCCTCGCCTCCGTCCTCAATGTTTTTATGATCTTGTTATTGAAGTAGCGATTGTTCGTCCCGGTCCAATCCAAGGCAATATGGTGCATCCATATCTCCGTCGGCGTCAAGGAAAAGAGAAAATCATATTTCCCGATTCAAGAGTCCGTGCCGTCCTCGGAAAAACTCTTGGCGTGCCCATATTTCAAGAACAAGCAATGCGACTTGCCATTGAATTAGCTGATTTTACTCCTGGAGAAGCTGAGAAGTTTCGTCGTTCAATGGCTGCCTGGCGTCGTAAGGAATCGGTAGTCACGCAATTCGTTGCTCGTATCGTCCAAGGAATGCAATCCAAGGGCTATTCAAATGAATTTATTGAGCAGTGTTGTCGGCAGCTACGAGGCTTTAGCGAATATGGATTTCCTGAGTCTCATGCTGCCTCATTTGCACTACTCGTATATGCCTCTGCGTGGATTAAGCACTACTATCCAGCTGAGTTTGCTGTTGCACTTCTCAACAGCCAACCAATGGGATTTTATTCTCCTGCACAGATTATAGATGATGCAAAGCGGCATGGAATTCGCGTGCTGCCAGTTGATGTAAACTATAGCTCCTGGGACTGTACTGTTTCCGTACTGCCACAACAGGACTCCCCTATTCAACGAAATACGATTCGTCTTGGCCTTCGGATGATTAAAGGAGTGTCAGAAAGTGACGGAATTGTTTTCTCAAGAGCAGTAAACACATATGGAAAATTTACGTCGCTATCCGACCTGTGGAACAAAATTCGTCGCATAGCTCCAGCATCATCCCGACGGATGCTAAGAAAAATAGCTTCTGCGGATGGTTTTCGATCCCTCGGACTATCGCAGCGAGATGCGCTCTGGGAAATACGTTCACTACGTTCAACGGACGCCCCTCTTTTTGAAGAGATACGCGGTTCAACTTTGCAGCCATTTTTACCAGGACTCTCACGTGAAGAAGCAACTTTTCAGGACTACCTCTCTACTGGAGTGTCTCTGAGGGCACATCCAATAGAATTCCTTAGAAATATCATTACAAAAAAGGGCGGTATTTCTACAAGAGAACTGCACACCATGGCTGAGGGCGCTCTGGTCTGCGTTGCTGGTAGTGTTCTCTTTCGACAACGCCCTGGAACCGCAAAGGGAGTAGTATTCATAACTCTTGAAGACGAGTTCGGAATGACAAACCTTATAATCTCTCCAGAACTCCTCCAAAATCATCAACCAATTATACTCTACTCGAATATAATGTTTG